One region of Vitis vinifera cultivar Pinot Noir 40024 chromosome 1, ASM3070453v1 genomic DNA includes:
- the LOC100253093 gene encoding uncharacterized protein LOC100253093, whose translation MASFSMEDFIGNGALKGLLPKLVEEGWDDVPTLKIMNSEDMDAINMTQQQKAALELRSYLHDRALMQYGDKLESSGKFLPELLNLSITDLSSQFGMKRGHIARFTDRNSACADPLPAGYTLRTKRMMSTPSRNNSILKSELSSVNSRKILSISRAPTRANSIYDRSLEQAVSEIKIKDGLVIKGIVAAEPAEPRACGCVQPPPIVEDVCPYSAIENVSVQKLAPEYKIGMERLVKTTPPMKASELWRDKPAVLLCIRRPGCIMCRAEAHKLYAKKPIFDALGIQLFAILHEHIESEVRDFWPRYWGGVVIFDRTMGFFKALGGGKLLKDRFITGFIFNPRAIANYKRAKATGIEQNFKGEGEIKGGLFLVGSGRSGIAYQFIERNFGDWAPLPEVIEICTQLQNPQEAQGESMSTVI comes from the exons ATGGCTTCCTTTTCAATGGAGGATTTCATTGGAAATGGAGCACTGAAGGGACTGCTCCCAAAGCTGGTAGAAGAAGGTTGGGATGATGTACCAACCTTGAAGATCATGAATTCTGAGGATATGGATGCCATAAACATGACTCAACAACAGAAG GCTGCACTGGAACTCAGATCATACCTGCACGACCGTGCTCTGATGCAATATGGAGATAAGCTAGAGTCCTCTGGAAAATTTCTACCTGAGCTTCTCAACTTGAGCATTACCGATCTTTCTTCCCAGTTTGGTATGAAGAGAGGCCACATTGCCCGTTTCACAGACAGAAACAGTGCATGTGCAGATCCTTTGCCTGCAGGCTATACCCTCCGTACAAAGAGAATGATGAGCACACCTTCTAGAAACAATAGCATTTTGAAGAGTGAGCTTTCATCCGTCAACTCCAGGAAGATTCTAAGTATATCAAGAGCCCCTACAAGAGCCAATTCAATTTATGATAGATCACTTGAGCAAGCAGTGTCTGAAATTAAGATAAAAGACGGACTTGTTATTAAGGGGATTGTTGCTGCAGAGCCTGCTGAGCCCAGAGCATGTGGTTGTGTACAGCCTCCCCCTATTGTTGAGGATGTTTGTCCTTACTCTGCTATTGAAAACGTATCAGTTCAGAAATTAGCTCCAGAATATAAGATTGGGATGGAGCGTTTAGTGAAAACAACTCCTCCAATGAAAGCTTCTGAATTGTGGAGAGATAAACCAGCAGTTCTCCTCTGTATCCGCCGCCCTGG GTGCATAATGTGCAGAGCTGAAGCTCACAAACTATATGCAAAGAAGCCCATATTCGATGCACTGGGGATTCAACTATTTGCGATTCTTCATGAACACATAGAGTCAGAG GTAAGAGATTTCTGGCCTCGATATTGGGGTGGTGTTGTGATCTTTGATCGGACCATGGGATTTTTCAAAGCTCTTGGAGGAGGAAAGTTGCTCAAGGACAGGTTCATAACAGGATTTATCTTCAATCCTCGAGCCATTGCAAATTACAAACGAGCAAAAGCTACGGGAATTGAGCAAAACTTCAAAGGAGAGGGTGAAATTAAGGGTGGGCTCTTTTTAGTTGGTAGTGGAAGGAGTGGCATTGCCTATCAGTTTATCGAAAGGAATTTTGGTGATTGGGCACCTCTTCCTGAAGTAATTGAGATCTGCACTCAGCTGCAG AATCCACAAGAAGCTCAAGGGGAATCAATGAGCACAGTAATATGA